Proteins found in one Loxodonta africana isolate mLoxAfr1 chromosome 21, mLoxAfr1.hap2, whole genome shotgun sequence genomic segment:
- the CTU2 gene encoding cytoplasmic tRNA 2-thiolation protein 2 isoform X5, which yields MCQVGEDYGEPVPEDTPPPPPRPGREQKYVKWCVKCKKGVPVLVIRAGDAFCRDCFKAYYVHKFRAVLGKNRLIFPGEKVLLAWSGGPSSSSMLRQVLEGLSRESAKQLRFVPGVVYVDEGAACGRSLEDRAETLAEVRSILHSTSLPWHDVALEEVFGLPQSVLRHFSQEPASGDGAYKEAVDGFIRQQQGLGTEGARDSPSPALGGEQPSWPSPHNSQSPARPPLAGETEALCRLFNSVQTLTTKEELLQTLRTHLILHVARTHGYSKVMMGDSCTRLAIKLLTNLALGRGAFLAWDTGFADERHGDVVVVRPMREHTLKEVAFYNRLFAIPTVFTPAIHTKAPEKASIHRLMEAFVLRLQAQFPSTVSTVYRTSEKLVKAPRAGQAASPSRPCCLLCLCTLDIDSADSATAFGAQTATALSLRQAQAKEPTVPCCSPGLCGDQGCCRGVRPSEREELRARVIEELCYSCRVNMKDLPSVDPLPPYILTEAQLRSRRAQATQEIREFLIEDSEDEVETGQS from the exons GGACTGCTTCAAGGCATACTATGTCCACAAGTTCAGAGCTGTGCTCGGGAAGAACCGGCTCATTTTTCCAGGTGAGAAG GTCCTTCTTGCATGGTCAGGGGGGCCGTCGTCCAGCTCCATGCTTCGGCAAGTCCTGGAG GGCCTGAGTCGAGAGTCGGCCAAGCAGCTGCGTTTTGTGCCTGGGGTTGTTTATGTTGATG AGGGAGCAGCCTGTGGCCGGAGCCTGGAGGACAGAGCAGAGACCCTGGCTGAGGTGCGGTCGATCCTGCACTCCACCAGCCTACCGTGGCATGATGTCGCCTTGGAAGAG GTGTTCGGCCTGCCCCAGTCTGTGCTGCGGCACTTCTCCCAGGAGCCAGCCTCGGGTGATGGGGCCTACAAAGAGGCCGTGGATGGCTTCATCCGGCAGCAACAAGGTCTGGGGACCGAGGGGGCCAGGGACAGCCCTAGCCCAGCCCTGGGCGGGGAGCAGCCAAGCTGGCCCAGCCCCCACAACTCCCAGAGCCCAGCAAGGCCACCTCTGGCTGGTGAGACTGAGGCTCTGTGCAGACTGTTCAACTCAGTGCAGACACTGACCACCAAGGAGGAGCTCCTGCAGACCCTTCG GACCCATCTGATCCTGCATGTGGCCCGAACACATGGCTACTCCAAAGTGATGATGGGAGACAGCTGCACCCGTCTAGCCATCAAGCTCCTGACCAACCTGGCACTGGGCCGAGGGGCCTTCCTTGCGTGGGACACG GGCTTCGCAGATGAGCGGCACGGGGATGTAGTGGTGGTGCGACCCATGCGGGAGCACACCCTAAAGGAGGTCGCCTTCTACAACCGCCTGTTTGCCATCCCCACTGTGTTCACGCCAGCCATCCACACCAAG GCCCCAGAGAAGGCCAGCATCCACCGGCTGATGGAGGCCTTTGTTCTCCGGCTACAGGCCCAGTTTCCCTCTACCGTCAGCACTGTGTACAG GACAAGCGAGAAGCTGGTCAAGGCACCCCGAGCTGGCCAGGCTGCCAGCCCCTCCCGCCCCTGCTGCCTCCTCTGCCTGTGCACACTGGACATTGACAGTGCTG ATAGTGCCACAGCTTTTGGGGCCCAGACTGCCACAGCCCTCTCACTGAGGCAGGCCCAGGCCAAGGAGCCCACAGTGCCCTGCTGCTCACCAGGGCTCTGCGGGGACCAGGGTTGCTGCAGGGGAGTCAGGCCCAGCGAGAG GGAGGAACTACGAGCCCGTGTCATAGAAGAGCTGTGCTACAGCTGCCGCGTGAACATGAAGGATTTG CCCTCTGTGGACCCCCTCCCACCCTACATCCTGACTGAGGCTCAGCTCCGCAGCCGCAG GGCCCAGGCCACACAAGAGATCCGGGAGTTTCTGATAGAGGATAGTGAGGACGAGGTGGAGACAGGCCAGAGCTGA
- the CTU2 gene encoding cytoplasmic tRNA 2-thiolation protein 2 isoform X3, translating into MPSAGTASRHTMSTSSELCSGRTGSFFQVLLAWSGGPSSSSMLRQVLEGLSRESAKQLRFVPGVVYVDEGAACGRSLEDRAETLAEVRSILHSTSLPWHDVALEEKVFGLPQSVLRHFSQEPASGDGAYKEAVDGFIRQQQGLGTEGARDSPSPALGGEQPSWPSPHNSQSPARPPLAGETEALCRLFNSVQTLTTKEELLQTLRTHLILHVARTHGYSKVMMGDSCTRLAIKLLTNLALGRGAFLAWDTGFADERHGDVVVVRPMREHTLKEVAFYNRLFAIPTVFTPAIHTKAPEKASIHRLMEAFVLRLQAQFPSTVSTVYRTSEKLVKAPRAGQAASPSRPCCLLCLCTLDIDSAGLHPGLGVGTWALVMLWSGGSMDLGHILVSGGPCTWGWKADGLGSWSSSPVVPRPFLPSPFHVPVQSLLADSATAFGAQTATALSLRQAQAKEPTVPCCSPGLCGDQGCCRGVRPSEREELRARVIEELCYSCRVNMKDLPSVDPLPPYILTEAQLRSRRAQATQEIREFLIEDSEDEVETGQS; encoded by the exons GGACTGCTTCAAGGCATACTATGTCCACAAGTTCAGAGCTGTGCTCGGGAAGAACCGGCTCATTTTTCCAG GTCCTTCTTGCATGGTCAGGGGGGCCGTCGTCCAGCTCCATGCTTCGGCAAGTCCTGGAG GGCCTGAGTCGAGAGTCGGCCAAGCAGCTGCGTTTTGTGCCTGGGGTTGTTTATGTTGATG AGGGAGCAGCCTGTGGCCGGAGCCTGGAGGACAGAGCAGAGACCCTGGCTGAGGTGCGGTCGATCCTGCACTCCACCAGCCTACCGTGGCATGATGTCGCCTTGGAAGAG AAGGTGTTCGGCCTGCCCCAGTCTGTGCTGCGGCACTTCTCCCAGGAGCCAGCCTCGGGTGATGGGGCCTACAAAGAGGCCGTGGATGGCTTCATCCGGCAGCAACAAGGTCTGGGGACCGAGGGGGCCAGGGACAGCCCTAGCCCAGCCCTGGGCGGGGAGCAGCCAAGCTGGCCCAGCCCCCACAACTCCCAGAGCCCAGCAAGGCCACCTCTGGCTGGTGAGACTGAGGCTCTGTGCAGACTGTTCAACTCAGTGCAGACACTGACCACCAAGGAGGAGCTCCTGCAGACCCTTCG GACCCATCTGATCCTGCATGTGGCCCGAACACATGGCTACTCCAAAGTGATGATGGGAGACAGCTGCACCCGTCTAGCCATCAAGCTCCTGACCAACCTGGCACTGGGCCGAGGGGCCTTCCTTGCGTGGGACACG GGCTTCGCAGATGAGCGGCACGGGGATGTAGTGGTGGTGCGACCCATGCGGGAGCACACCCTAAAGGAGGTCGCCTTCTACAACCGCCTGTTTGCCATCCCCACTGTGTTCACGCCAGCCATCCACACCAAG GCCCCAGAGAAGGCCAGCATCCACCGGCTGATGGAGGCCTTTGTTCTCCGGCTACAGGCCCAGTTTCCCTCTACCGTCAGCACTGTGTACAG GACAAGCGAGAAGCTGGTCAAGGCACCCCGAGCTGGCCAGGCTGCCAGCCCCTCCCGCCCCTGCTGCCTCCTCTGCCTGTGCACACTGGACATTGACAGTGCTGGTCTGCACCCTGGTCTGGGGGTGGGGACATGGGCTCTGGTCATGCTCTGGTCTGGGGGCAGTATGGACCTGGGTCACATCCTGGTCTCTGGGGGACCGTGTACCTGGGGTTGGAAGGCAGATGGGCTTGGGTCTTGGTCCAGCAGCCCCGTGGTCCCCAGgcccttcctgccctctccctTCCATGTCCCAGTCCAGTCTCTGCTTGCAGATAGTGCCACAGCTTTTGGGGCCCAGACTGCCACAGCCCTCTCACTGAGGCAGGCCCAGGCCAAGGAGCCCACAGTGCCCTGCTGCTCACCAGGGCTCTGCGGGGACCAGGGTTGCTGCAGGGGAGTCAGGCCCAGCGAGAG GGAGGAACTACGAGCCCGTGTCATAGAAGAGCTGTGCTACAGCTGCCGCGTGAACATGAAGGATTTG CCCTCTGTGGACCCCCTCCCACCCTACATCCTGACTGAGGCTCAGCTCCGCAGCCGCAG GGCCCAGGCCACACAAGAGATCCGGGAGTTTCTGATAGAGGATAGTGAGGACGAGGTGGAGACAGGCCAGAGCTGA
- the CTU2 gene encoding cytoplasmic tRNA 2-thiolation protein 2 isoform X1 has product MCQVGEDYGEPVPEDTPPPPPRPGREQKYVKWCVKCKKGVPVLVIRAGDAFCRDCFKAYYVHKFRAVLGKNRLIFPGEKVLLAWSGGPSSSSMLRQVLEGLSRESAKQLRFVPGVVYVDEGAACGRSLEDRAETLAEVRSILHSTSLPWHDVALEEKVFGLPQSVLRHFSQEPASGDGAYKEAVDGFIRQQQGLGTEGARDSPSPALGGEQPSWPSPHNSQSPARPPLAGETEALCRLFNSVQTLTTKEELLQTLRTHLILHVARTHGYSKVMMGDSCTRLAIKLLTNLALGRGAFLAWDTGFADERHGDVVVVRPMREHTLKEVAFYNRLFAIPTVFTPAIHTKAPEKASIHRLMEAFVLRLQAQFPSTVSTVYRTSEKLVKAPRAGQAASPSRPCCLLCLCTLDIDSAGLHPGLGVGTWALVMLWSGGSMDLGHILVSGGPCTWGWKADGLGSWSSSPVVPRPFLPSPFHVPVQSLLADSATAFGAQTATALSLRQAQAKEPTVPCCSPGLCGDQGCCRGVRPSEREELRARVIEELCYSCRVNMKDLPSVDPLPPYILTEAQLRSRRAQATQEIREFLIEDSEDEVETGQS; this is encoded by the exons GGACTGCTTCAAGGCATACTATGTCCACAAGTTCAGAGCTGTGCTCGGGAAGAACCGGCTCATTTTTCCAGGTGAGAAG GTCCTTCTTGCATGGTCAGGGGGGCCGTCGTCCAGCTCCATGCTTCGGCAAGTCCTGGAG GGCCTGAGTCGAGAGTCGGCCAAGCAGCTGCGTTTTGTGCCTGGGGTTGTTTATGTTGATG AGGGAGCAGCCTGTGGCCGGAGCCTGGAGGACAGAGCAGAGACCCTGGCTGAGGTGCGGTCGATCCTGCACTCCACCAGCCTACCGTGGCATGATGTCGCCTTGGAAGAG AAGGTGTTCGGCCTGCCCCAGTCTGTGCTGCGGCACTTCTCCCAGGAGCCAGCCTCGGGTGATGGGGCCTACAAAGAGGCCGTGGATGGCTTCATCCGGCAGCAACAAGGTCTGGGGACCGAGGGGGCCAGGGACAGCCCTAGCCCAGCCCTGGGCGGGGAGCAGCCAAGCTGGCCCAGCCCCCACAACTCCCAGAGCCCAGCAAGGCCACCTCTGGCTGGTGAGACTGAGGCTCTGTGCAGACTGTTCAACTCAGTGCAGACACTGACCACCAAGGAGGAGCTCCTGCAGACCCTTCG GACCCATCTGATCCTGCATGTGGCCCGAACACATGGCTACTCCAAAGTGATGATGGGAGACAGCTGCACCCGTCTAGCCATCAAGCTCCTGACCAACCTGGCACTGGGCCGAGGGGCCTTCCTTGCGTGGGACACG GGCTTCGCAGATGAGCGGCACGGGGATGTAGTGGTGGTGCGACCCATGCGGGAGCACACCCTAAAGGAGGTCGCCTTCTACAACCGCCTGTTTGCCATCCCCACTGTGTTCACGCCAGCCATCCACACCAAG GCCCCAGAGAAGGCCAGCATCCACCGGCTGATGGAGGCCTTTGTTCTCCGGCTACAGGCCCAGTTTCCCTCTACCGTCAGCACTGTGTACAG GACAAGCGAGAAGCTGGTCAAGGCACCCCGAGCTGGCCAGGCTGCCAGCCCCTCCCGCCCCTGCTGCCTCCTCTGCCTGTGCACACTGGACATTGACAGTGCTGGTCTGCACCCTGGTCTGGGGGTGGGGACATGGGCTCTGGTCATGCTCTGGTCTGGGGGCAGTATGGACCTGGGTCACATCCTGGTCTCTGGGGGACCGTGTACCTGGGGTTGGAAGGCAGATGGGCTTGGGTCTTGGTCCAGCAGCCCCGTGGTCCCCAGgcccttcctgccctctccctTCCATGTCCCAGTCCAGTCTCTGCTTGCAGATAGTGCCACAGCTTTTGGGGCCCAGACTGCCACAGCCCTCTCACTGAGGCAGGCCCAGGCCAAGGAGCCCACAGTGCCCTGCTGCTCACCAGGGCTCTGCGGGGACCAGGGTTGCTGCAGGGGAGTCAGGCCCAGCGAGAG GGAGGAACTACGAGCCCGTGTCATAGAAGAGCTGTGCTACAGCTGCCGCGTGAACATGAAGGATTTG CCCTCTGTGGACCCCCTCCCACCCTACATCCTGACTGAGGCTCAGCTCCGCAGCCGCAG GGCCCAGGCCACACAAGAGATCCGGGAGTTTCTGATAGAGGATAGTGAGGACGAGGTGGAGACAGGCCAGAGCTGA
- the CTU2 gene encoding cytoplasmic tRNA 2-thiolation protein 2 isoform X2, with protein MCQVGEDYGEPVPEDTPPPPPRPGREQKYVKWCVKCKKGVPVLVIRAGDAFCRDCFKAYYVHKFRAVLGKNRLIFPGEKVLLAWSGGPSSSSMLRQVLEGLSRESAKQLRFVPGVVYVDEGAACGRSLEDRAETLAEVRSILHSTSLPWHDVALEEVFGLPQSVLRHFSQEPASGDGAYKEAVDGFIRQQQGLGTEGARDSPSPALGGEQPSWPSPHNSQSPARPPLAGETEALCRLFNSVQTLTTKEELLQTLRTHLILHVARTHGYSKVMMGDSCTRLAIKLLTNLALGRGAFLAWDTGFADERHGDVVVVRPMREHTLKEVAFYNRLFAIPTVFTPAIHTKAPEKASIHRLMEAFVLRLQAQFPSTVSTVYRTSEKLVKAPRAGQAASPSRPCCLLCLCTLDIDSAGLHPGLGVGTWALVMLWSGGSMDLGHILVSGGPCTWGWKADGLGSWSSSPVVPRPFLPSPFHVPVQSLLADSATAFGAQTATALSLRQAQAKEPTVPCCSPGLCGDQGCCRGVRPSEREELRARVIEELCYSCRVNMKDLPSVDPLPPYILTEAQLRSRRAQATQEIREFLIEDSEDEVETGQS; from the exons GGACTGCTTCAAGGCATACTATGTCCACAAGTTCAGAGCTGTGCTCGGGAAGAACCGGCTCATTTTTCCAGGTGAGAAG GTCCTTCTTGCATGGTCAGGGGGGCCGTCGTCCAGCTCCATGCTTCGGCAAGTCCTGGAG GGCCTGAGTCGAGAGTCGGCCAAGCAGCTGCGTTTTGTGCCTGGGGTTGTTTATGTTGATG AGGGAGCAGCCTGTGGCCGGAGCCTGGAGGACAGAGCAGAGACCCTGGCTGAGGTGCGGTCGATCCTGCACTCCACCAGCCTACCGTGGCATGATGTCGCCTTGGAAGAG GTGTTCGGCCTGCCCCAGTCTGTGCTGCGGCACTTCTCCCAGGAGCCAGCCTCGGGTGATGGGGCCTACAAAGAGGCCGTGGATGGCTTCATCCGGCAGCAACAAGGTCTGGGGACCGAGGGGGCCAGGGACAGCCCTAGCCCAGCCCTGGGCGGGGAGCAGCCAAGCTGGCCCAGCCCCCACAACTCCCAGAGCCCAGCAAGGCCACCTCTGGCTGGTGAGACTGAGGCTCTGTGCAGACTGTTCAACTCAGTGCAGACACTGACCACCAAGGAGGAGCTCCTGCAGACCCTTCG GACCCATCTGATCCTGCATGTGGCCCGAACACATGGCTACTCCAAAGTGATGATGGGAGACAGCTGCACCCGTCTAGCCATCAAGCTCCTGACCAACCTGGCACTGGGCCGAGGGGCCTTCCTTGCGTGGGACACG GGCTTCGCAGATGAGCGGCACGGGGATGTAGTGGTGGTGCGACCCATGCGGGAGCACACCCTAAAGGAGGTCGCCTTCTACAACCGCCTGTTTGCCATCCCCACTGTGTTCACGCCAGCCATCCACACCAAG GCCCCAGAGAAGGCCAGCATCCACCGGCTGATGGAGGCCTTTGTTCTCCGGCTACAGGCCCAGTTTCCCTCTACCGTCAGCACTGTGTACAG GACAAGCGAGAAGCTGGTCAAGGCACCCCGAGCTGGCCAGGCTGCCAGCCCCTCCCGCCCCTGCTGCCTCCTCTGCCTGTGCACACTGGACATTGACAGTGCTGGTCTGCACCCTGGTCTGGGGGTGGGGACATGGGCTCTGGTCATGCTCTGGTCTGGGGGCAGTATGGACCTGGGTCACATCCTGGTCTCTGGGGGACCGTGTACCTGGGGTTGGAAGGCAGATGGGCTTGGGTCTTGGTCCAGCAGCCCCGTGGTCCCCAGgcccttcctgccctctccctTCCATGTCCCAGTCCAGTCTCTGCTTGCAGATAGTGCCACAGCTTTTGGGGCCCAGACTGCCACAGCCCTCTCACTGAGGCAGGCCCAGGCCAAGGAGCCCACAGTGCCCTGCTGCTCACCAGGGCTCTGCGGGGACCAGGGTTGCTGCAGGGGAGTCAGGCCCAGCGAGAG GGAGGAACTACGAGCCCGTGTCATAGAAGAGCTGTGCTACAGCTGCCGCGTGAACATGAAGGATTTG CCCTCTGTGGACCCCCTCCCACCCTACATCCTGACTGAGGCTCAGCTCCGCAGCCGCAG GGCCCAGGCCACACAAGAGATCCGGGAGTTTCTGATAGAGGATAGTGAGGACGAGGTGGAGACAGGCCAGAGCTGA
- the CTU2 gene encoding cytoplasmic tRNA 2-thiolation protein 2 isoform X4, with amino-acid sequence MCQVGEDYGEPVPEDTPPPPPRPGREQKYVKWCVKCKKGVPVLVIRAGDAFCRDCFKAYYVHKFRAVLGKNRLIFPGEKVLLAWSGGPSSSSMLRQVLEGLSRESAKQLRFVPGVVYVDEGAACGRSLEDRAETLAEVRSILHSTSLPWHDVALEEKVFGLPQSVLRHFSQEPASGDGAYKEAVDGFIRQQQGLGTEGARDSPSPALGGEQPSWPSPHNSQSPARPPLAGETEALCRLFNSVQTLTTKEELLQTLRTHLILHVARTHGYSKVMMGDSCTRLAIKLLTNLALGRGAFLAWDTGFADERHGDVVVVRPMREHTLKEVAFYNRLFAIPTVFTPAIHTKAPEKASIHRLMEAFVLRLQAQFPSTVSTVYRTSEKLVKAPRAGQAASPSRPCCLLCLCTLDIDSADSATAFGAQTATALSLRQAQAKEPTVPCCSPGLCGDQGCCRGVRPSEREELRARVIEELCYSCRVNMKDLPSVDPLPPYILTEAQLRSRRAQATQEIREFLIEDSEDEVETGQS; translated from the exons GGACTGCTTCAAGGCATACTATGTCCACAAGTTCAGAGCTGTGCTCGGGAAGAACCGGCTCATTTTTCCAGGTGAGAAG GTCCTTCTTGCATGGTCAGGGGGGCCGTCGTCCAGCTCCATGCTTCGGCAAGTCCTGGAG GGCCTGAGTCGAGAGTCGGCCAAGCAGCTGCGTTTTGTGCCTGGGGTTGTTTATGTTGATG AGGGAGCAGCCTGTGGCCGGAGCCTGGAGGACAGAGCAGAGACCCTGGCTGAGGTGCGGTCGATCCTGCACTCCACCAGCCTACCGTGGCATGATGTCGCCTTGGAAGAG AAGGTGTTCGGCCTGCCCCAGTCTGTGCTGCGGCACTTCTCCCAGGAGCCAGCCTCGGGTGATGGGGCCTACAAAGAGGCCGTGGATGGCTTCATCCGGCAGCAACAAGGTCTGGGGACCGAGGGGGCCAGGGACAGCCCTAGCCCAGCCCTGGGCGGGGAGCAGCCAAGCTGGCCCAGCCCCCACAACTCCCAGAGCCCAGCAAGGCCACCTCTGGCTGGTGAGACTGAGGCTCTGTGCAGACTGTTCAACTCAGTGCAGACACTGACCACCAAGGAGGAGCTCCTGCAGACCCTTCG GACCCATCTGATCCTGCATGTGGCCCGAACACATGGCTACTCCAAAGTGATGATGGGAGACAGCTGCACCCGTCTAGCCATCAAGCTCCTGACCAACCTGGCACTGGGCCGAGGGGCCTTCCTTGCGTGGGACACG GGCTTCGCAGATGAGCGGCACGGGGATGTAGTGGTGGTGCGACCCATGCGGGAGCACACCCTAAAGGAGGTCGCCTTCTACAACCGCCTGTTTGCCATCCCCACTGTGTTCACGCCAGCCATCCACACCAAG GCCCCAGAGAAGGCCAGCATCCACCGGCTGATGGAGGCCTTTGTTCTCCGGCTACAGGCCCAGTTTCCCTCTACCGTCAGCACTGTGTACAG GACAAGCGAGAAGCTGGTCAAGGCACCCCGAGCTGGCCAGGCTGCCAGCCCCTCCCGCCCCTGCTGCCTCCTCTGCCTGTGCACACTGGACATTGACAGTGCTG ATAGTGCCACAGCTTTTGGGGCCCAGACTGCCACAGCCCTCTCACTGAGGCAGGCCCAGGCCAAGGAGCCCACAGTGCCCTGCTGCTCACCAGGGCTCTGCGGGGACCAGGGTTGCTGCAGGGGAGTCAGGCCCAGCGAGAG GGAGGAACTACGAGCCCGTGTCATAGAAGAGCTGTGCTACAGCTGCCGCGTGAACATGAAGGATTTG CCCTCTGTGGACCCCCTCCCACCCTACATCCTGACTGAGGCTCAGCTCCGCAGCCGCAG GGCCCAGGCCACACAAGAGATCCGGGAGTTTCTGATAGAGGATAGTGAGGACGAGGTGGAGACAGGCCAGAGCTGA